A window of Cuculus canorus isolate bCucCan1 chromosome 20, bCucCan1.pri, whole genome shotgun sequence genomic DNA:
caatatttcaattattttaaatgtgaaatttcCGATTGCCAACACtgtataataaaatttaaaaaaaacaacacactgTTCACTATTTCCTTGACACTCTTTTGTTTTATGATTCCCAACAGATCTGGTACAAAGCCATTGGAGTAAAGGAACTAGCTAAGGGGAAGAGGAAGTAGAAACAGCAGGAATAATCTATGAAAGTCAATGTTTGAAGGCAAAGGCACATAAACATGTACGTGATCCATCCCTCATAAAAGATGTTTCTGTGGCAAAGGCAGGGAAGTGCTGTGTGCAAATAATTATTTGTCTCCGACTTCCTCTGTGTCCTTGTGCAATCCTCCCACAGCGGcagtctctgctgctgtttcatgCAGGTGTTATgccaattatttattttaaaaaaaaaccccatgaattAGATAACATATCAATGGTAACTGTGTGAATGCCTAATATGTACAGCTGCAGCCTATGAAATCTTTCTGTAGTATCTATTATATTAATTTCTAGAAAAGCTTTTACATGTGTTCTTGTAATCCAGTAAAAGAAGAGAACCTGTTAGTTGGAATTTAAGGGAAATAAAGACCACCTTCGTACTTGCTACCAAAGAACAGCTTTAATGCAATATGCAGAATGAAACAGAACTTTGTTGATGTTTGTTAGCTGCTAAACTTTGACAAAATACTCCTCAAAAGTACCATATAgtcaacatttttaaataagtattGAAAGGATTTCTAAAAACTGAAGATAATGAAAAGCAATGGCAATCTGAGTTAGTATTGATCTTTTTCCAACTTTCGCTACTGCAAGGCTTAAACATTTCAATTCAGAACTTCTCCAGTAAAATTTAATCTAATATGTAACAAAACCCTCTTATTATATATTTAATCGGGAAAGATAAGCTATGAAAAGTATAGTGAAACCAAACAATTGTTACTAATATTTGTTGGATAATATAGCATAGTgatatttttcaattatttaatcAGATTTTCCGTATTAGCTTTGGTAAATGCTTTAGCATGTCCAGACTTTATGGGCTTCACTTTATTAGTGAAAATCAACATTTAAATTTCATTCATTGTTTTTACATACGCTGTCATTTCAACATCTGCTATTTTAACAAACTCTTGGAAAGTGTTTTGTTCTTGAATAGTTGCTGGCCTTACAGAGACGCACttgaaaatgttcctttttgtGTCATAGTTTCCCATGCACCTGTGCACTCGACCTCTAATTAGTCTTGGAAGCTCCCGATCCTTCATCAAAAGCACAatagacaaatgaaaaaattatacACCTTTCCAAGataaaagttttcaaaatgtctGGTTGTTAGATATTGGTGGGTTTCTGAAGACTACCacaatgcagaagaaatttaCATCAGCTTTTTTGCAGTTATCAACTACTTAGAAGCTGAACTGAAAGtctcaccatttttttttgctgaaacagAATGCCTAAATAGTGACTGGACTACTGCTCTGGACCACTTTGGGAACAGCACGGAATAAGCATCTAGCTTTCCTTTTACACAGTCTTTACTGTTTTACCAGAACATAGTGTTAGCTTCAGTAAAGGGATTATAGCCAGTGGTGTTGGTGTTATGTACAGGCACAAGAATACTTACAATTTCATAAAATACGCAAGGGAGACTCTGCTTTCCATctctcagaagaaaattctttgaCCCATATGCTCCAGGTGTGACTGCAGAATCAAGTGTGCCTATTCcatttagtaaaaataaatcatggtGTAAACACCAGGGCAGTACTAAGTGTGATATACAAAAATTCCAAGACAACATTTACTACACAAAAGATATATCAAGTCAGAATCAGCTTCCTGTAAGAACTTGTCCTAACAGCCACTGGAAGTTCTGATAAAAATTATGGGCTTTACATAGTCTTTGAATAATAAATTTGTATATGATATCTCTCTAAACTGAGAGatcaaatgctgttttcatagCCATCACTGCAAACAGGTTATTCTCTTGTTAAGCAAAGCACAACACAATTCTCCAAGTTTTATTGATCTTCACATGCAAATCGACTTTAGCTATTTACAACCTTGTCCAAACAGTTTTCTGAGATGCCACTACATTGTATATTCTTATTCACCTTGAAGTAAAGGTTAGtcatttctgtcatttgttGTGGCCATTTCTCAGAtaactttaattaaaacacaaagtaGAACACACTAGAAGTCACCTATGTTTAGCAGCACTCCAGACTTGAATTTATTCCCAgtttaattgcattaaaaattactgtaaaactGTATATCCCCACAGAAGgttatttttaataggaaaatataTTGTAACATTCtaagaacaaggaaagaaaagaaacaggagagaaagagcTTAAATGTTGGAGGATAACTGCATTATTAATTTTGTACCTATTGCAGTCATAATCCATAACTGAATGAATCTCCCAGCAGGAAAATTATACGGTGCTCATGCCAGTACTTTgtggttttaaatatttcagctatTGTTCCTACAGTTAATAACATTTTCTCCTGGCTGTTGTCCTACCATTATTATCAGCTACAGCACAATCTGCCATGCTTACCTAAAACTTCAAATAATAGTGCAGTTTTATAAGTATATTGACTCCAGTGCCTCAGACTTTCAATGACTGCAGATAGGATTCgcaaagaattctttttttctttaatttttaatcgAGATGATGAAGCTTCCTTTCAGAGGAAGATGGAAACTCAAGTTAGAGATACACATACAATTTTAAAAGGCACAGACATTTATAAATTATGCTCAATATccaatatttgcattaaaactGGAGAATTTGTTCAGGCTATGAAAACAACTCCCTGCCAATGTATATGATTATGCTGAGAACTGTAGGTTATTATAGTATGAAAATCTCATTTCTAAATTTTCAAAAACCTACGGTTTTACCAAGGCAGCGAGGACTGATGAAAGCCTCATTTTCCCCAcgatttccttttctttactgtttcctTTATTGTGTCATCCTATTAACTCTCAACATCAGTTTACCTGACTTTTCTCTTCTGGAACACAATCAAACtggttttcattcattttattttgcgGAATATTGTGGTTAAATTTATATGCCGGGCTATGATCCTGCAGACTTTTTGAAACAGTGTTAGGTTTCACTGGCCACTGTCCTCTCGATGTGTATGTTTGGCCGGCTTCTGTTGTtttgctgtgctgagctgaaTTATGGTTATTGGGTGTTTTTTGCTGCTGGGCAGTTTTCAAACTATTTGAAAAGCTCTCAAACTTTTGAATAGTTGCACTACGAGATCTTGAATCTGTTGTGTTACTTAAAGGAGTAAACGCATTTCTGTTCCAAACTTTAGTACTGggagtcttctcttctgccCTGCGTACAACATAAGACATAGTTCAGTATTCCAGTATCTATTCTGAATATTCAGAGATAAAATTAAAGTATGTAAAAGCAATCTATATCTTGTTATaggtttaaaaatatctgttagGTATTCAGACTCAAAGTACTTGAGAAAACACTTAAGTTTATCCATATACAAGGCAGTTATCACACCCGTGCTTAAATCCAGCTGAATTCAATAAGCCTTAAAAGCTTGCTTAATTATTGGCCTGCCCTGCATAAGGGATCCTTCCTCACCAAAGTCACATCTTTACCATacctctaaaataaaataagcaaagttTCTTCTGACAGtgatatttcagatttttctacCACCATCACTGAAGAGATAATTTTACAACAAACTCTAGTGCACCTGGATCTGTAAGCTTTTCCCTGATTTataaaagctgtgtttgcaaTTATATTCAGttgtaattaaatgttttgatgTACAATTGTCCTAATTGTACATAGAATCTTATTTGAATCTATTGATAAATTTGGGTTGGAGGCAGGCAATACTTTAAGTAAAGGGAACATCTAAGACCAGCAGAATTCCATCAGCTTTTAGGATAAGACTGAATTTTAGCCCTGATAATAAGATATTAGGTCTAATTAATAGGCCTCTTTTGGTACACTGGAAAGATAACTTTATTTCAGAGGATTTTGACTCATAAGCACAGTGGAATTCTGATCAGTGATTATCTGAGAATGAAAAGTATCTCTCTGATACAAGACTATGGAAAATCTAAGTTATCTTTTTGCATGAGAATAATTTTGGTTAAGGAAGggtaacaaaaattaaattctttacCAACCTGCAAGCATACAAGTTTTTTCCAGCGTTTGCTAATTTAGATTGTGATGCATTTGGTGGTTTCATAAAGGAAGCAGCCATCTGTTGTTCTGTTCGGCTTTCAAAGGTAAGTTTAAAGTGTCAGTGACATAGCAGCATCTTTATTGTTAGATAGAGACATGGATCATAGCATGTGAAACAATTAGTATCCAAATGAAAATGAGTAAGCAACAAATGATCTGCTTTTACTCACCTATTGCTTGTCTCTTTCTCTAGCTCATCCACTTCTGGGTTTGCAGTTCCCCAGCCTAATTCTCAAAAGACAAAGGAGTGAATACTGATACAAACTGAAAAGATTGAAAGGCAGTAGGTCTTCCTAGGGTTCCTACTCTTTATTTGCTTCATGTACCACAAATAATGTACagcaaggagaaggggaaaaatgaaaaaaggggggaatgtGATCCTTTGATATCTGTAATTATAAGGCAAATTCTACCAAGTAAGTTGCTTTTCTAGGCAAAGGTTAAGTTACAAACATCAGGCTCATTTCTTATTAGCACAGAGACTTCTACTTTATTATAAGTAAACCATAATGAAAGTACTAAAGGCAGAATTGTGCATCGTTCTTTACAAGCAGTATGTGAAGAACAGAGGTTCTCTTCTgaattacaagaaagacatcttATAAATGTTTCTTCTTGTAACGCAGGACTTGAATGTTGATGGAAatcaactgaaaacaaaaggtcAGAGTTTCAAGAGACTCTATTTAAATCCCAGTGCTACTTCATTCTCTAACACACAAAGAGTCAAACTCCCTCTAGGCACAAAGTATAAAAAGCTCAATTGTAttagaggagaaagaaatttcCTGGAGGACATTTTTCGCATAATgaacttttcagaaataaacataaagGATACATATAGTCTTGATAAAGACAGTGcctaatttaataaaatacaatcaTAAAGTTAAGCTTTATTTGGATTTAGAGccattaaacaaataaaatatatcttatTTACCAAATGATGTGGGAGAAAAGTTATAAGTACAAGTCCCAGAACTGGTACCTGGCTCATGTTTAAGTGGATTTGAAGTGAGGGGCtgcctatttctttttttctgattgaaCAGAGGTACAGGCAGACAACCTagaattaaaattcaaatcATAATACTATACTGATAGCAAAAGGATACAcaatatacatttaaaacatgtaaataaaattacttaacAACTATTTTATAGCACCTACAAGAATTACATTTCATAAGCACGTAAAAGACCAGCCATTGCCTCACAGAATTTATATCCCCAGCTTTCTGTCCTGCAAATAATCCATGAATGAAACACTTCTCCTAGTGACCAGTCAGTGACTCCATTCAGAATCTTGCCCTGTGCTACAGTAAAACAGACAACCCATAGAAGGCCACACAGCGAATGGGGGTTTAGGACTGAATAC
This region includes:
- the SPATA22 gene encoding spermatogenesis-associated protein 22, coding for MKRSLVDTPTRSTAGCLPVPLFNQKKRNRQPLTSNPLKHEPGTSSGTCTYNFSPTSFGWGTANPEVDELEKETSNSRTEQQMAASFMKPPNASQSKLANAGKNLYACRAEEKTPSTKVWNRNAFTPLSNTTDSRSRSATIQKFESFSNSLKTAQQQKTPNNHNSAQHSKTTEAGQTYTSRGQWPVKPNTVSKSLQDHSPAYKFNHNIPQNKMNENQFDCVPEEKSQEASSSRLKIKEKKNSLRILSAVIESLRHWSQYTYKTALLFEVLGTLDSAVTPGAYGSKNFLLRDGKQSLPCVFYEIDRELPRLIRGRVHRCMGNYDTKRNIFKCVSVRPATIQEQNTFQEFVKIADVEMTAYVKTMNEI